The region TATACGGCTTTGGTGGCGCAGATGCTTGAGATGTTTCCGAAAACCAGCCTCGCCGCAGCGGCGGGCTTGCCCTATAAACAGGCGCTGCAATCCTTCCTTTATTACGACATCAGCGCGGTGCGCAAAGTCGATTACCACAATCCAGACATTCCGTTTTCCGCGCTGCTCGTCGACAATGCGCTCTCCAACGATGCGGTGAAATTCGCCTTTGGCGGCGTGCGCGGCAAAGTGTTTGACGAGGGCTGCTGCTTGACGAAACACCCGCTTATTTTCAATGGGCCCGAGGTAACGCCGGCCCCGCATCCGCATCTGTCCTGCGGGCTGCGCGTGGCGGATATGACGGCGGTAATCAAACATTACAAGTTCGCCAATGACGCCGCCGCGCGGGATGCCGAAACGCTGGGCGCGGGCAATCTGGCGCATGGTGAAGACGCGCGGCGCATGGCGGTGATCGGCCAGAACCCCGATGTCTCGCTCTTCTCATTAGACGCGCGGCGTTGGAACCGGGTCGAGCTTTTGTATCGCGCAGGTTTTCTGGTGCCCTCCGACGCCTATAGCGCCCATGTCGCCGCTTGGCGTGACGAGCATGTCGCATGAGCATCGGTGCCGTCGTGATCGGACGCAATGAGGGTGTCCGGTTGGAGCGGTCCTTGCAGGCCTTGGCGGGGCAGGTGGCGCAAATCGTCTATGTCGACAGCGGCTCAACCGACGGTTCCGTCGCCATGGCGCGCGGGCTGGGGGCGGATGTGGTCGAATTGGACATGCAGCAGCCGTTCACCGCCGCGCGGGCGCGTAACGCGGGCATG is a window of Sulfitobacter sp. W027 DNA encoding:
- a CDS encoding glycosyltransferase family 2 protein, which produces MGAVDRTDWLSYHRCMKSPLHLLRRLRQRLHEARRRARFAASLQHLHGPSKLDVAPGEVVLIALVRDGSYYLDAFFRHYRAMGVQHFVFIDNGSRDDTIARIKAQKGTVIDRCSLPLAQYEDLIRQHPAQTYGKNRWCLYVDMDEIFDFEGRSQIGIKGLTAYLEQQGYTALVAQMLEMFPKTSLAAAAGLPYKQALQSFLYYDISAVRKVDYHNPDIPFSALLVDNALSNDAVKFAFGGVRGKVFDEGCCLTKHPLIFNGPEVTPAPHPHLSCGLRVADMTAVIKHYKFANDAAARDAETLGAGNLAHGEDARRMAVIGQNPDVSLFSLDARRWNRVELLYRAGFLVPSDAYSAHVAAWRDEHVA